One window of the Archangium primigenium genome contains the following:
- a CDS encoding ATP-binding protein, producing MSQRSAVDEVLVGGGACGELLRQVDWARTPVGPVEDWPQSLRTTVGIVLASNYPLYLAWGPQYVQMYNDAYRPISGATKHPAALGQAAAETWPEVWTDVLGPTWERIRATGEPVRVENLLMLLDRNGYLEECYFSYSHSPIRDESGGVGGIFAALTETTEQIINERRLRVIRDLSAFSGEQATVHDACREASRVLASSPNDIPFALLYLVEPEGTARLAGSSGVEVGGAVAPARLVLGDEAGDTWPLGAVLREGAARLLRGPEVPAALGPLPGGPWPEGASSVWLQPLMLSGHARASGVLVTGLSPRRAFDASYEDFLRLAARTVSTSLSGARAREEERARVEALAQLDRAKTTFFNNISHEFRTPLALLLGPSRDALEDPHEPLGPQQRERLDTIHRNGLRLLKLVNSLLDFSRIEAGRAQAAYAPTDLAALTEGLASTFRSTLERAGLRFVVDCPPLQEWPWVDREMWEKIVLNLLSNAFKFTFEGEVRVSLREREADVELRVSDTGVGIPEAELPRVFERFHRVQGARGRSFEGSGIGLSLVQELVRLHGGSIQAESQVGQGSTFTVSVPRGEGHLPVEQRAREPTPSALGDSAAAFLNDAVGWLDAPPPATAREVPVLPLLPGPLAEPARDGHVLLVDDNADMRVYVRRLLEGRYTVETASDGLAALEALAHRVPDLVLSDVMMPGLDGYGLVRRLRESPRTREVPIILLSARAGEESTVEGLRQGANDYLAKPFSARELLARVEGNIAAARAREAARLAERERGKLAAVVEQSSEFIGMADLEGHVLYVNDAGRRLVGLSPDAVPGLPVFDFFPESDRAFVRERILPTVHAQGRWEGEFRFRHFGTGATLPIHYSVFVLNDAQTGEPVGLATVSRDISERKRQEQEAAGRSEIEQQLIGIVSHDLRNPINAILLSAQALLRRDDLGERATKNAARIISSADRAIRLIRDLLDFTQARLGGGIPISRAPMNFHDTIGQTLEEVQMAFPDRHIDFERVGEGRGRWDEARLHQVVQNLVINALRYSPPETPVRVRSRAQGAGCVLEVHNDGPPIPADLLPRLFQALQRGVQGPDIAARSVGLGLFIVQHVVRAHGGRVDVHSSEGSGTTFTVWLPGDGALPPRAEEPVGT from the coding sequence TGCTCGCCTCCAACTATCCGCTCTACCTCGCCTGGGGTCCCCAGTACGTGCAGATGTACAACGACGCGTACCGGCCCATCTCCGGCGCGACGAAGCACCCGGCCGCGCTGGGGCAGGCCGCGGCGGAGACCTGGCCCGAGGTGTGGACCGACGTGCTCGGGCCCACCTGGGAGCGCATCCGCGCCACCGGCGAGCCGGTGCGCGTCGAGAACCTGCTGATGCTGCTCGACCGCAACGGCTACCTGGAGGAGTGCTACTTCTCCTACAGCCACTCGCCCATCCGCGACGAGTCCGGGGGCGTGGGCGGCATCTTCGCGGCCCTCACGGAGACGACGGAGCAGATCATCAACGAGCGGCGCCTGCGCGTCATCCGGGACCTGAGCGCCTTCTCGGGCGAGCAGGCCACGGTGCACGACGCCTGCCGGGAGGCCTCGCGGGTGCTGGCCTCGAGCCCGAACGACATCCCCTTCGCCCTGCTGTACCTCGTGGAGCCGGAGGGCACGGCGCGCCTGGCGGGCTCGAGTGGCGTGGAGGTGGGCGGCGCGGTGGCGCCCGCGCGGCTGGTGCTCGGAGACGAGGCGGGGGACACCTGGCCCCTGGGGGCGGTGTTGCGCGAGGGCGCGGCGCGGCTGCTGCGGGGGCCGGAGGTGCCCGCGGCGCTCGGGCCGCTGCCCGGGGGACCCTGGCCCGAGGGCGCCTCGTCGGTGTGGCTGCAGCCCCTGATGTTGTCGGGCCACGCGCGGGCCAGTGGCGTGCTGGTGACGGGCCTCAGTCCACGCCGCGCGTTCGACGCGTCCTACGAGGACTTCCTGCGGCTCGCGGCGCGCACCGTGTCCACGTCCCTGTCCGGCGCGCGGGCCCGCGAGGAGGAGCGGGCCCGGGTCGAGGCGCTCGCCCAGTTGGATCGCGCCAAGACGACCTTCTTCAACAACATCAGCCACGAGTTCCGCACGCCGCTGGCCCTGCTCTTGGGCCCCTCGCGTGACGCGCTGGAGGACCCGCACGAGCCGCTCGGCCCCCAGCAGCGCGAGCGCCTGGACACCATCCACCGCAATGGCCTGCGGCTGCTCAAGCTCGTCAACTCGCTCCTGGACTTCTCGCGCATCGAGGCGGGCCGGGCCCAGGCGGCCTACGCGCCCACGGACCTGGCCGCGCTCACCGAGGGGCTGGCCAGCACCTTCCGCTCGACCCTGGAGCGCGCGGGCCTGCGCTTCGTCGTGGACTGCCCGCCCTTGCAGGAGTGGCCGTGGGTGGACCGGGAGATGTGGGAGAAGATCGTCCTCAACCTGCTGTCCAACGCCTTCAAGTTCACCTTCGAGGGCGAGGTGCGCGTGAGCCTGCGCGAGCGGGAGGCGGACGTGGAGCTGCGCGTGTCCGACACGGGCGTGGGCATCCCCGAGGCGGAGCTGCCGCGCGTCTTCGAGCGCTTCCACCGGGTGCAGGGCGCGCGGGGCCGCAGCTTCGAGGGCAGTGGCATCGGACTGTCCCTGGTGCAGGAGCTGGTGCGGTTGCACGGCGGGAGCATCCAGGCGGAGAGCCAGGTGGGTCAGGGCTCGACCTTCACCGTGTCCGTGCCCCGGGGCGAGGGGCACCTGCCCGTGGAGCAGCGCGCGCGCGAGCCCACGCCCTCCGCGCTGGGGGACAGCGCCGCGGCCTTCCTCAACGACGCGGTGGGCTGGCTGGACGCGCCGCCCCCGGCGACGGCGCGGGAGGTGCCCGTGCTTCCGCTGTTGCCCGGGCCCCTGGCGGAGCCGGCGCGGGACGGACACGTGCTGCTGGTGGACGACAACGCGGACATGCGCGTGTACGTGCGCCGCCTGCTGGAGGGGCGCTACACGGTGGAGACGGCGTCCGACGGCCTCGCGGCCCTGGAGGCCCTCGCGCACCGGGTGCCGGACCTGGTGCTCAGCGACGTGATGATGCCGGGCCTGGACGGGTACGGGCTCGTGCGGCGCCTGCGCGAGTCGCCCCGTACGCGCGAGGTGCCCATCATCCTCCTGTCGGCCCGGGCGGGCGAGGAGTCCACCGTCGAGGGCCTGCGACAGGGCGCCAACGACTACCTGGCCAAGCCCTTCTCGGCCCGGGAACTGCTCGCCCGCGTGGAGGGCAACATCGCCGCCGCGCGCGCGCGGGAGGCGGCGCGCCTGGCCGAGCGCGAGCGCGGGAAGCTGGCGGCCGTGGTGGAGCAGTCCTCGGAGTTCATCGGCATGGCGGACCTCGAGGGCCACGTGCTCTACGTCAACGACGCGGGACGGCGGCTGGTGGGCCTGTCTCCGGACGCCGTGCCGGGGCTGCCGGTGTTCGACTTCTTCCCGGAGTCGGATCGGGCCTTCGTGCGCGAGCGGATCCTCCCCACGGTGCACGCCCAGGGCCGCTGGGAAGGGGAGTTCCGCTTCCGCCACTTCGGCACGGGCGCGACGCTGCCCATCCATTACTCCGTCTTCGTGCTCAACGACGCCCAGACGGGCGAGCCCGTGGGCCTGGCCACCGTCTCGCGGGACATCTCCGAGCGCAAGCGCCAGGAGCAGGAGGCCGCGGGCCGGTCGGAGATCGAGCAGCAGCTCATCGGCATCGTCAGCCACGACCTGCGCAACCCCATCAACGCCATCCTCCTGTCCGCCCAGGCCCTGCTGCGGCGCGACGATCTGGGCGAGCGCGCCACGAAGAACGCCGCGCGCATCATCTCCAGCGCGGACCGCGCCATCCGGCTCATCCGCGACCTCCTGGACTTCACCCAGGCGCGGCTCGGCGGAGGCATTCCCATCAGCCGCGCGCCCATGAACTTCCACGACACCATCGGCCAGACGCTGGAGGAGGTGCAGATGGCCTTCCCGGACCGCCACATCGACTTCGAGCGGGTGGGGGAGGGCCGGGGCCGCTGGGACGAGGCCCGGCTGCATCAGGTGGTGCAGAACCTGGTCATCAACGCCCTGCGCTACAGCCCGCCCGAGACGCCCGTGCGCGTGCGCTCGCGCGCGCAGGGGGCGGGGTGCGTGCTGGAGGTCCACAACGACGGGCCCCCCATCCCCGCCGACCTGTTGCCCCGGCTCTTCCAGGCGCTGCAGCGCGGGGTCCAGGGGCCGGACATCGCCGCGCGCAGCGTGGGGCTGGGCCTGTTCATCGTGCAGCACGTGGTCCGGGCGCACGGCGGGCGGGTGGACGTGCACTCGTCCGAGGGCTCCGGCACCACCTTCACGGTGTGGCTGCCAGGCGATGGCGCGCTCCCCCCGCGCGCCGAGGAGCCCGTGGGCACCTGA